The DNA window CATTTGCGTGGTCAATTCGTGATAACCGCGTTTGGCCACCTTGAAGTGGATGTGCGGCGGGCGCCACCAGGTCTCGTTTACGGGATACGCGCCGGGAACGATCGTCCGGATGCCGAACGAACCATCCTCGTCCGTTTTCAGCTTCGCCCAGCCCTGAAAGTTCGGATCCTCAGGGGCCGGGTTTGGATCATCTTCGTGATGATATCTCCCGTGCGTATTAGCCTGCCATGCGTCAACAATCGCCCCGGCGACGGGTGACAGCGACTCGTCGATGACCGTTCCCTTGATAAGGATGACTTCGCCCAGCGCAGTCGTGGATTGACCGTCGATGAGTGTCATGTCCGCATCTTTGTCTAGTTGATCCTTCTTCGGGAAGAAGGGTCCTTCGGTCTGGTGTGGCGTCGCGCACTCCTCTTCCTGGCGAGGACTGGCTGCAAATGCTTTTCCGGCGACGGCGCCTGCTGCCGCGCCCAGTCCAACGTGGAGAGCTGCGCGGCGCGTAAACTTCTTTCGTGGCATTTTTTGATACGATATGGGGTGAATCGAGCGCGGGTGGCCTGAACAGGCCGGGCGAGCAGGGTCGAGCTCCTGCCGGGACCAATTACGTTGAAGCGATCCGAAGTTGCAATGACCCGCCTGAAACCGGCACCCTTGCCGACGTTTTGATGTCCGACGGCCTGCACCCGACTGTCACCGGCGGCGGGAACACGTACAAGCGACTACTTCAGGAGGACCATGGTTCGGGTTTCAGACTGGTGTCCTGCGACAAGTCTGTACAGGTACAATCCACCGGGGAGTCCCGTCGCATCGAACTCGATGTCATGACGTCCGGCGCTCCGCCCGCCGTTCGCCAGCCGCGTGACGCGCTGACCGATCGCGTCGAATACGTCGAGCGTTATTTCGCCGGCCTCGGTGAGTTCGTACGTGATCGTCGCAGTCGGATTGAATGGATTCGGATATGCCTGCAGCAGTCCGAAGCGTTCGGGAGTTTCGTAGCTCAGCTCCACGATTGGCGAGTACGTGAATGAGCCGTCGAGATCGATCTGCTTCAGACGGAATCGATGGACGCCCGTCTCGAAGAGATCCAGCGAGTAGGTGTAGTTCCGTTCGTTGTCGACGGTTCCGGCCCCGTCGACGAATCCGATTTCGCGGAATGGTCTCTGGTCGACGGCGTGCTCAATGCCAAAGCCGCTGTTATTCGTCTCGGACAATGTTCGCCACTTCAAGTGAGCTCGACTTCCGCTACGTACAGCATCGAATGTGGCGAGTTCTACGGGAAGGGTCATCGTGGAAGTCACAATGTAGCCGGCTCCGTCGGCCGTACCGGCGTCGTCGTGGTAGATAAAGGCAGAGAGCAAGCCGTTCGAAAAAAACTCGTAGTTGTACTGTACGTCCGAGAAAACGGTCATGCCTCCTACGACCGTATAGCTTCGACGCTCGTTCTGCAGGCGCAGGGCATCGATGCTGCCTGCAGGTGTCACAAGCGTGCCCCATCCGTCGACGAGATTATCCTCCGCGATCGCGAAGGTTGTGCTGCCAATGGTAAACGCGGTGGTGTCGCTCCACGAAGCCAGGTACGTAATGGGCAAGGAGAGTGCTGTTGAGACGGGGTTGTTGACGGCGAGGGTTGTGTCGTAATCGGGCGCAGCCTCCTCGACTCCGACCACTCCAAGCTGTGTTACCGATGAGGCCGTCAACCGCAAGACACTCCAGGACGAAGCCTCACTCGCAGGGGTCGTGTCATAGCCGCGGGCGTAGAAATTCCCCGTGGCGAAGGCCGGATCGTTTCCCATGGGTACGTCGCCCGCCACGTTCGTGCCGTAGTCCGTTATCGTGGTGAGAGGTCCCGAGGAGAAGACGCACGTCGTGAAGTCCCACGTCTGATTGGCTCCCGAGGCGCCCAGCATTGCCGTTCCGCAGGGGACGGTCGCTGTGGGAAGTCCACCATCATCATCCGCTTCGTACTCCAACTCGGTCTCGCGCTCTCCCGCCTTCGCGCTGTAGAAGCTGCTTGTGATCGTGATCGGTGTCTGAGCAAGCGTCGTGTCGACAAAGGTGGTGAGGGCGATGAGGATGATAATGGCGCGGACGGTCGTAGCAGTACTCATTATATGCGGCCGATCTGAATGGAAAGGAGCGCCCAATAACGAGGAAGCGGTTTGGAATTGCAAGGAGTGTTCGCTGATGTCCGACGTGCGGCCATACTGCACTTGTACGGCGTCGTCGGACGGGCTGGCGGCTGGGCGACGTACATCGGGGCGTATCCGGTGGCTTGTGGTTATTTTCCTTAAGCCTGCCACGTCTCGTCTGATTCCGTTGGATGAGGCTGCATTGCCCTCCATACTCACAACCTTCCCTGACGGCCGGATCAGATCCTCCCAATGACGCTTCTCGTTTTCTACGTTCTTTTGGCGCTTGGCGTCTCTTTCCTGTGCTCGATCATGGAGGCCGTGCTGCTGAGCGTGACGCCCTCGTTTGTGGCCCGGATGCAGGCTGAGCGGGGAGTCGTCGGGCGTAAGTTGGCCGACCTCAAGAGGAACATCGATCGTCCGCTGGCCGCGATCCTGAGTCTGAACACCATCGCACATACTGTCGGTGCGGCGGGCGCCGGTGCACAGGCGGCGATCGTTTTCGGCAACACGTATGTGGGGATTGCGTCCGCGATCCTGACGTTCCTGATCCTCGTCGTTTCCGAGATCATTCCGAAGACACTCGGGACGCTGTACTGGCGGCAGCTGGCCGCAAGCGTCGTCCGCATTCTGGTCCCGACGATCTGGCTTATGTGGCCGCTGGTGAAAATGGCGGAGGGACTGACGTGGATTCTGGCCCGCGGGCGTGCGAAGGTGATTATACGCCGGGAGGAGTTTCAGGCCCTCGCCGACGTTGGAGTCAGAGAAGGAGTTCTTCACGAGCGGGAGTCGCACATTCTACAGAGCTTGCTGAGGTTTGGCGATCTGACTGCCCGCGACATCATAACTCCGCGGACCGTGGTGTTCGCCTTGCCGGCCGACAGCACGGTTGCAGACGTCATGGAGGAATACCGGGAGATCCGATTCTCCCGCATACCCGTGTACGGTGAGGACAAGGATCGTGTGTTGGGTTTCGTGCTAAAGAACGACATCTTGCTTCACGCTGCGCGTGATCAGGGCCACGTCGCTCTGAATTCGTTCATGCATCCTATTACGGCGGTACCACATTCGATTCCTCTGCAGGATTTGTTCGAGCAACTGATTGAGGATCGAGCGCATGTGGCCATCGTCGTCGACGAGTATGGGGGCCTCTCAGGCCTCGTGACACTTGAGGACGCCGTGGAGACCCTCCTCGGACTGGAGATTATCGACGAGGTCGACACGGTAGATGACATGCAGCGCTACGCACGCGAAAAGTGGCAAACGCGAGCGAAGAAAATGGGGATCACAATACCCGGCCGTACTGAAGACGGCGAGTCCAAGTGATCGGGCGCCAATTGCTCAGGGTGCTGACCGAGTGATTCAGCAATCACGGAGGACGCACGGCGAACGTGCGGACTGAACTGTTATCGAATCTGCCGCGAAGAACCTCTATTTCCTTTTTCTGCTTGCCCCGCCACCACTGCCGCCGAAGAACGCCATCACGCCGAGAAGGAATCCGAGGTTGTACAGTGCGCCGTCGTTGTGCACCTCGTAGATGGTCACGTTGTCATTGATCAGTGAGACGATAAAGGTGAACAGCGAAATAAACCCGTGCCAGAGACCCTTCCAGAAGCCGGCCAGCTCGCCCATCGCGTTTGCCGACTCGGCAAGCTCGTTAGGGCCGGGTGCGCAGCCGGTCATGAAGAACACGGCGAGGAGGATCACGGTGAACAGGAGAAGCTTCTTCATGCTGAGGGCCTCTGAGTATGCATGGAGTGAGCCCGTGTACGGGTCGGCGGAGACAAAGGTGCGTTGGGCAAGACGGTGCGCTGAGTTTGTCTGACCACAGACTGTGTGAATAGAAGGAGCCGCGGTAGCGTCGCCCTGGCTACCGGGAGATGGTCCGCATCTCCCCTGACGTGTAGAATTCAGAAATCTCCCAGAGATATCGGACGCGCACACACGTTGGTCGTGGAAGCCGGCTTAACGTTGAGCTAGGTCTGGAGCGAAGTAATTTGCTGGTGAACCCTGCCTGGTGAGGGGTTGTCAAAAAAAGGGTCCTGGGGCACGGACCCCAGGACGCTTTTGCGTTCCGTCATACATCCGCGGATTCAGCTCACTTGGACCGTCCGCCTTTTCCCTTGCTGGGTTTCGTGTCCGTGGTGGTGTCGTCGCCACCGCCACCGCCATTGTTCCAGCTATCCTCCGCGACCCACAGGCTCAAGTTGGTCGTGCTTGCGGGAGCGCCGTAGATGGTGAGGTTGCGTGCCTCGGCCTTGGCCACGATTGCGTCCCGGACCTGGGCCGGCGTCATCGTGGGGTCCTGAGCCAGCAGCAGGGCTGCCGCGCCGGACACGTGAGGTGCCGCCGTCGAGGTGCCGCTCATGTAGGCTGGTGGTGCAGACTTACCGGACTCGGTGCTCGCCGACATGATGTCCACACCCGGTGCCAGGATGTCCACGACCGATCCGAAATTCGAGAACCACGCAAAGGAACCCGGGCTGCTCTCAAAGGCGCCGACGGTAATTGCTTCCGCGACGTGCGCCGGTGTAACGGTCGATGCATCGATGGCATCGTTGCCGGCTGCCACGACGACTACCACGCCCTGCGCGATCGCTGACGCCACGGCCTGGTCGAGGGCATTATAAACGGTCGTTCCGATGTCCGCTCCGAAGCTGATGTTGGCGATCATCGGCATCGCAGGATTGTTTGCCTTCAGGTCGGTCAGGTACTCCATCGCCGCGATAGCCGTTGAAAGCTCTGCCTCTCCGCTTGCATCAAGGACCCGCAGGTTGTGAATTCTCGCACCCGGCGCCACGCCAACCACGCCGAAATCGTTGTCAGCGGCTGCAGCAGTCGCCGCAACGTGGGTACCGTGGCCAACGGGGTCCCGGGACTGTGTTCCCTCACCAGTGAAGTCAATCGTCTCCACAAGGTTCATGTCGCGGTGTGCCACGCCCGTATCCAGGATGTAAATGTCGGCATCCACCTCACCCGTGCCATCGCCCGAGACGGTCCAGCTCCAACCTCCGCCCACGTACCAGACTCCCCAGGGAAGCTGCTGGTTCGGCTTTCCTTTCTTCAAGAGCGGGTCTGCGTCCCGGTGTCCAATTCGGATGTCGGGCTCGATCCACTCGATGTCCGGGTCGGTTTCGACGAAATCCAGAAACGCAGGCACATCGCCCTCGACGTGAGCCGAGAACCCGTCAAAGGAGCGCGTGTAATCGTGCTTGATGGTGACGCCGTCCATGCCCTCGTAGCGCTCGAGCACTCGGTAGCGCTCAAGGACCTTAGTCATTCCGAGCACGAAGTCGTTGGAGACAGCCAGCTCGTCATAGCGCTCAAGGACTTTGGCACGCGAGAGAAATTTGAATAGATGCGCCTGACGCATCTTGGAAGTGGAACCGTCTTCGACCACCTTATCCTCGCTTCCGAGCAAAGACGCGTCGGAACAACCGGAAAGAAGGGAGCCAGAAAGCAGAAAAGCGGCGGCGGCGAGGGTCGCGAGAGTCGCTCGAGTACGCATGGCAGAGGCCTTTGACTTGTTGAGTCAAGTCCCTGCCCGCGTAGATAGGAACGGTATCAAAAGTGCAACGCAACCGGCCAGACCGGCAATTCTGCGTGTACGCGAGCCGCTACCATCGGGCAGTGACCGGGCACTCTTGGTCGTTATTGGACGGATGGGTTTCCCGGATTCAGGTTCGATCCGGCCTTTTTTTGGTGGAAATCCTTCGGCCAGACGTTGAGACACCATTTTCGGCCTGCAGAGGCTCTAGTGACGGGTCTTAGGCCTTCACCAACTGCCGTGTTCGGGGCTTACTGTCAGTGCCACTTTCTCATCCCGGGTCACTGCCGCTTCTTCCCCTGGGTCATGGCCGCGCAGGCGGCCATCCATTCGTGCCGCAGGTTGACCGGACCTCGCATGGATCACCCGATCGAGGCTTGCCCCTGCGCTCTGCCCTTGCGGAAGCGAGGGGAGGCGGGGGTCGGGGATGACAACGGCGCGACGCTTTGCTCGTGATGACGTTGCGGGGCGACCAACCGACTAGTTCAACACCGAGTGAATCGACTTTGTGAGTCGCTTCCCCTTCCACGAGTAGTGCACGTCGATCGTCATGAAGGGCACGGGTCGGCCATCGACAGCGATCGTCGTGAGGGTCAGGTCAAGCTGCTTAACGAGCGCTTTCGACCACTGTATGTACTCGGTTCTTGTCATCTCTACTGTCAATGAGGTGCATTCGGCCGATGAAGGCGCCGCCACGATAGTAGAACGAACGTATCCACGGAATTCGTCTAAAGATGCCTGTTCCTCACTCAAACGTGCTATTCTAGCCCTTTTCCTGTCGTTCCATCAGGCCCAGCAGGTCCTTCAGCCGGTCGTCGTACAACTGCCCCAGGGTCGCTTTCTCCGACTCCGTGAGCCCAAACGGGCCCTCAGCGTTCTGTGCGGCCTGCTCGGGACTCCGCATTCCTGGTATCACCGTAGACACCTCCGGCTGACTAAGCACGAAAGCCAGCGCGATTGACGCGGGTGAAACCGCGCGCACTCTGGCCAGCTCAAAGAACGGCTCCAGATCGAGGGTGGCCTGTTCCAATACACGCGGCGTCAACCGGAAGCTGCGGTGGTCATTCGGGCCGAATCTTGAATCGGAGTTGAACCTCCCGGCCAGGAGCCCGAACTGCAGTGGCATCCTGGCAATGATCCCGTATCCCGCAGCTGCCGCACGCCTCATCAAGTCGACGGCCCGCTGATTGATCACACTCAGGACGAGTTGGAAACTGTGACCGAGCCCGCGTTCCATGAGAAAGGCGCCCTCGGGCTCCGGATCGTACGTACTCAGCGACAAGCCCCAGTAGCGAATCTTTCCCTCGGCGACCAGTTGCTCCATGGCTTCGATGCATTCGCCCTGCTTCAGGTGCGCGACACGCGCGGAATGCAACTGGTACAGGTCGATGTGGTCGCGGCGCAGCCGCCTGAGGCTCTTGTCGCATGCAGCCAGGATATGCTTCTTCGAATAATCCAGCGATATCGAGCCGTCACTATTCAATCGATGGCCGACCTTCGTGGCGATCGTGACGCCAGCTCTGTTTCCAATGGTCTGCCCGATCAACTCCTCGGAGTGGCCGAGGCCATAAAAATCCGCCGTGTCGAGGAAATCGATTCCCCGGTCGAGAGCCGTTTCAATTGCTCGAACGGAAACGGCATCATCGATATCTCCCCAGCCAATGGCGATGTCGCCGGCCATGGCCGGTCCGCCGATGGCCCATGCTCCGAAGCCGATGCGGCTCACGACGAGGTCGGTGCGTCCGAAAGTATTGGTCGGTATGGCTGACATGTGATCGTTTCCGTGAAATGAAGCAGCAGGGCGAAAGTAGTTAGACTAGAGATGGCGCCCGGACAGGTTCGTACTCGAGAATCGCATTATCAGGAGACACACCTCACCGAATGTTCGGTGTGAGTTCCGGCTCGATTCGGAAGTTGAAACGAGAGGATTCATCTGGACGACAAATAAGAATGCCGCCCTCTCCTGTTCGTCGCGTTCCAATACTGAAAGATATGCTGAACACCGGTCTATTATGTCGCGGCGCGGTAAGCGGGAGGGCGGCACAACGACAGGTAATGAACTATTTAGATAATCGTTGAGAGGAATTGGCGGGGATGTGTGACGGCAGAAACCCTTCGCGACCGCGGGTGGGCAAGTGGTTTTGACTTCGCGGGCTGTATTGAGAAGCCGGGCCGGCTCTGGGTTATGTCTGGTGCGAGCCACATGGGCCACGCCCTTACGGCTCGTAGTCAACTCACCGCCACGAGATATCGACGTTCGCCGCTTTGTTTTTCATCAGCGAATAGAGAACGTGCGTTCGAAAGCCAGGACAACTCGGACAGCCCTGCACGAGTCCAGAGGAAGCCGTCCGACGCCCTGACTGAGGACGGACTGAGCCTATTACACGAGGACGGATTTATGAATCTTATTGTAGAGCATGTCGACGTCTGGGCCGCACGAATCACCGACGACGTCGGAGCACTTTCCGCGGCACTCACATCGCTTAGCAAGGTGGGTGCGAATCTCGATTTCGTGATTGGCAGGCGTTCGCCGGATCGTCCGGGAGAAGGTGTGGTTTTCGTAACACCCCTTCGCGGAGATTCGGAGGTGTCGGCCGCCGGCATGCTTGGATTCAACATCACGGCCAGCATCGATACGATTCGCGTTGAAGGCGATGATGACCGCGGTGCCGCAGCGGCGGTCGCGGAAATGATTGCCAAGGCAGGCATCAATGTTCGTGGATTCTCGGCCGCCGTTATCGGTGGGCGATTCATCGCCTTCGTCAGTTTCGACAACAGGGATGACGCGGACAAGGCGATTCATATGCTGCAGAATTAGAATCAGGCCGAGTGTTTTGCGCGCAAATCGAGGTGTCGCGGCCCAGGGCTTTCGGCTCTAACCGCGGCGCCGACCGGTCCGTGCTAAGATGCTGTGCCGCATTCACTCCACGCCCACCTGATCAACCGGCAACTTGACCACGGCTGGGTATATCGGTACCATTACGTTACCCACTGCGAGTTTGCCACCGGATAGTGCGCCCTGGTTGCGATGGCTGGAGACCGCATTCCCTCTGCCAGGACAGGACCCAGACCATCTGGCTGATGGCTCGCGCACCATCCCCATAAGCCATGGTATGTGTCATGAGTAATGGTTACCGTTTTGCGTTGAGCGTATGCTTCACTGGACTGCTCTTCTTCTCTACAACAATCCCGGCATCCGGCCAGACCGTAGACGCGTTCACAACCGGCCAGTTGGTTACATCGGCTGCTCCAGCCGGCACAGTCAACGGCGGGGCGTCCGTACTCGGCACGTATCGAGACGCGATTCTCTCTCCGCTCGGAACGCAATCATCGACCCTCGCGAT is part of the Rhodothermales bacterium genome and encodes:
- a CDS encoding T9SS type A sorting domain-containing protein, coding for MSTATTVRAIIILIALTTFVDTTLAQTPITITSSFYSAKAGERETELEYEADDDGGLPTATVPCGTAMLGASGANQTWDFTTCVFSSGPLTTITDYGTNVAGDVPMGNDPAFATGNFYARGYDTTPASEASSWSVLRLTASSVTQLGVVGVEEAAPDYDTTLAVNNPVSTALSLPITYLASWSDTTAFTIGSTTFAIAEDNLVDGWGTLVTPAGSIDALRLQNERRSYTVVGGMTVFSDVQYNYEFFSNGLLSAFIYHDDAGTADGAGYIVTSTMTLPVELATFDAVRSGSRAHLKWRTLSETNNSGFGIEHAVDQRPFREIGFVDGAGTVDNERNYTYSLDLFETGVHRFRLKQIDLDGSFTYSPIVELSYETPERFGLLQAYPNPFNPTATITYELTEAGEITLDVFDAIGQRVTRLANGGRSAGRHDIEFDATGLPGGLYLYRLVAGHQSETRTMVLLK
- a CDS encoding RNA-binding protein, which translates into the protein MNLIVEHVDVWAARITDDVGALSAALTSLSKVGANLDFVIGRRSPDRPGEGVVFVTPLRGDSEVSAAGMLGFNITASIDTIRVEGDDDRGAAAAVAEMIAKAGINVRGFSAAVIGGRFIAFVSFDNRDDADKAIHMLQN
- a CDS encoding aldo/keto reductase, which encodes MSAIPTNTFGRTDLVVSRIGFGAWAIGGPAMAGDIAIGWGDIDDAVSVRAIETALDRGIDFLDTADFYGLGHSEELIGQTIGNRAGVTIATKVGHRLNSDGSISLDYSKKHILAACDKSLRRLRRDHIDLYQLHSARVAHLKQGECIEAMEQLVAEGKIRYWGLSLSTYDPEPEGAFLMERGLGHSFQLVLSVINQRAVDLMRRAAAAGYGIIARMPLQFGLLAGRFNSDSRFGPNDHRSFRLTPRVLEQATLDLEPFFELARVRAVSPASIALAFVLSQPEVSTVIPGMRSPEQAAQNAEGPFGLTESEKATLGQLYDDRLKDLLGLMERQEKG
- a CDS encoding HlyC/CorC family transporter, with product MTLLVFYVLLALGVSFLCSIMEAVLLSVTPSFVARMQAERGVVGRKLADLKRNIDRPLAAILSLNTIAHTVGAAGAGAQAAIVFGNTYVGIASAILTFLILVVSEIIPKTLGTLYWRQLAASVVRILVPTIWLMWPLVKMAEGLTWILARGRAKVIIRREEFQALADVGVREGVLHERESHILQSLLRFGDLTARDIITPRTVVFALPADSTVADVMEEYREIRFSRIPVYGEDKDRVLGFVLKNDILLHAARDQGHVALNSFMHPITAVPHSIPLQDLFEQLIEDRAHVAIVVDEYGGLSGLVTLEDAVETLLGLEIIDEVDTVDDMQRYAREKWQTRAKKMGITIPGRTEDGESK
- a CDS encoding S8 family serine peptidase gives rise to the protein MRTRATLATLAAAAFLLSGSLLSGCSDASLLGSEDKVVEDGSTSKMRQAHLFKFLSRAKVLERYDELAVSNDFVLGMTKVLERYRVLERYEGMDGVTIKHDYTRSFDGFSAHVEGDVPAFLDFVETDPDIEWIEPDIRIGHRDADPLLKKGKPNQQLPWGVWYVGGGWSWTVSGDGTGEVDADIYILDTGVAHRDMNLVETIDFTGEGTQSRDPVGHGTHVAATAAAADNDFGVVGVAPGARIHNLRVLDASGEAELSTAIAAMEYLTDLKANNPAMPMIANISFGADIGTTVYNALDQAVASAIAQGVVVVVAAGNDAIDASTVTPAHVAEAITVGAFESSPGSFAWFSNFGSVVDILAPGVDIMSASTESGKSAPPAYMSGTSTAAPHVSGAAALLLAQDPTMTPAQVRDAIVAKAEARNLTIYGAPASTTNLSLWVAEDSWNNGGGGGDDTTTDTKPSKGKGGRSK